aaataatatatacagtGTTTGGTGTGGTAATATTCCATCGGAAGGGAAGTAATCATCCAGTGTTGCAGCTTGACTCCTAGCTATAGTTTGGTTCCGTACGGAAAGCTGACGCGTGTCCCTCACAAAACAACGCGGTTTCTTCTCCCACTCACCGCCCTATTTATGCCCCTCCCCCAGACTCAATTTTCCTTCCCTCTCATTTCCTTCCCCTCTACACCACCCGAATCCCTCTTAAGAACTTTCGGCCACCGCCTTATCTATCCCTTCCTTCTTCCTCACAACCCACATGCCGTATATGCGAATCGGATAGGCCGCCATTTGGAAAATGCTTTGAGCGTGCTTAAAGCCTCCTCTTTTAGGGCTCTGTTTCTACTCATAGACAAAAACACTAACCCTGTGGCCTAGTAAACGTAAGGACTATAGTTATGGCGTCGTCTGAGAACTTGGCAAGTATCGAACCTTGGGCCTTCCGTCCGGCCTTTGCGGATTCGTGGATGTCCGAAGCTTTTGCTCGTGACAACGACACCCTCACCAAGGCTCTCCAGAAATCTTTCTGCGGTGCTAACTTGGACTTCCTGCAGACCGATACCATCTCTcccttcctcaacctcatcaaGCCCGACACGGCGCCCACCACCCCTACCGTCTCAAGTCTCTCTGGCGGCTCCGAACCAGAAACGGTGGCCCCCCAGAAACGCCAGCGTAACTCGATTCCGGCGGCACAGGCGGGAAAGGTTTCGAAACGGAAGTCTCGCGCTTCGAAGCGGTCCCAGACGACCTTCATCACGGCGGATCCGGCCAACTTCCGTCAGATGGTACAGCAGGTGACCGGCGCGAGACTCGGAAACTCGCAGACGCCGGTGGTGCCGATCCTGAAACCAGAACCCCAGAGACCCGGCAGCAGGTTGCCGGGGCCGGGATGCCTACCGACCCTCGATACGTCAGCTTTTTTGCTGGACCATCACCAGCAGCAGGCGATGCGACCCAACTCGGCTGCTGGAGCCGTAACTGGGGTTTCTAGTGCTGGCCAACTCTCTTTCGGGCC
This sequence is a window from Carya illinoinensis cultivar Pawnee chromosome 9, C.illinoinensisPawnee_v1, whole genome shotgun sequence. Protein-coding genes within it:
- the LOC122277617 gene encoding calmodulin-binding protein 25-like; translated protein: MASSENLASIEPWAFRPAFADSWMSEAFARDNDTLTKALQKSFCGANLDFLQTDTISPFLNLIKPDTAPTTPTVSSLSGGSEPETVAPQKRQRNSIPAAQAGKVSKRKSRASKRSQTTFITADPANFRQMVQQVTGARLGNSQTPVVPILKPEPQRPGSRLPGPGCLPTLDTSAFLLDHHQQQAMRPNSAAGAVTGVSSAGQLSFGPNMGLADGSGIGGLDFDTFPSFPTLESWKVM